CAAATGACAGGGGCAATCATTTTTTTTCCCTTAAATACACTTACTTCGGCCTGACTGCCAAGGCTTCCGCTTGTGCCACCAAGGTCAATAGCAAAATTTTCTAATGGTTTCAACAGTGCTGGGAATGGCATTTTTTCTACTCCCGGTACCAGTTTGCTTTTATGATAGATCTGTATTTGCTTGCTGCTATCATACTGCAATGCTGTATTGTACGAATCATAATAATCATCGGAGCGGGTAAATTTTCGTGCGGTAGGTGTGCGGCCTATACCTCCGGGATATAAACGATCGGTACTTGCACCAATAACAATTTCAAGGTTGGGATAGGTCTTGGCAAAATTCTGAAACAAATGTGTTATTCGGTGTAGATTTAAATCTTCTTCCCACATAGACTGTGCTATAGCTGTTTCGGGCGCCACCAGATACTGGGTGGAGGAATCCATGTTTGATTTTGCCAGTGCTAATAAACGATTCATGTGTGCCGTGTTGTCGCCATAAAATTTATCGCTGTACGGGTCCAAATTGGGTTGAGATATAACTATGTTAACCGGATCTTCCTTTTCAACATACGTGTAATAGCGTACAAGTGAGATTACTAAAGGAACGGCCACAACCAAGAACGCCATAGTTGCCGGTCGCGTTATGCGCTCCTGCTGTCTGATTTTTTTTACTAAAAGAAATAATAAAATATTGCATGCCCATATCCATGCTGTTCCTCCTGCAAACCCTGTATACTCATACCATTGCACGCACTTATACCAGGCAGCCCAGCCATTGGCAAGGGTAAGCCAGGGCCATGAGGCATCCCAGTTCATGTGAATATATTCAAATCCGATCCATGCCAGTGGCAATAGTATATAGGCATAGTTACTTTTCCATCTTTTACGCCATGCGTGAAAGAGTAAAAACACCAACGTCATAAAAAATGAATTGAACAAAAAGGCCATGACCGAACCACCCGGGCTGGCATTCCACACCCACCAGGTAGTGGCCAAATTAAAAAGCAGGAACGATAAATAAAAAATACCAAATGTTGCCAGGCGCTTACTTTTTTCTTTAA
This region of Bacteroidota bacterium genomic DNA includes:
- the lnt gene encoding apolipoprotein N-acyltransferase, producing the protein MTTLAHMSTQQKLLLAVLTPFLLWAAWPAGGVAPLLLIAFVPLLILEDTLLKEKSKRLATFGIFYLSFLLFNLATTWWVWNASPGGSVMAFLFNSFFMTLVFLLFHAWRKRWKSNYAYILLPLAWIGFEYIHMNWDASWPWLTLANGWAAWYKCVQWYEYTGFAGGTAWIWACNILLFLLVKKIRQQERITRPATMAFLVVAVPLVISLVRYYTYVEKEDPVNIVISQPNLDPYSDKFYGDNTAHMNRLLALAKSNMDSSTQYLVAPETAIAQSMWEEDLNLHRITHLFQNFAKTYPNLEIVIGASTDRLYPGGIGRTPTARKFTRSDDYYDSYNTALQYDSSKQIQIYHKSKLVPGVEKMPFPALLKPLENFAIDLGGTSGSLGSQAEVSVFKGKKMIAPVICYESVYGAFVNEYIEKGAELIFIITNDGWWGNTPGYRQHLQYARLRAIEMRRSIARSANTGISAFINQRGDILQQTEWWKESAIAGTLNGNNIRTFYSYAGDRLAYPCCLALFVMIVALFFSKAKKRNDATDENIKIRSESID